In Mycobacterium branderi, the DNA window ATCGTTGTAGCGGAACCGTCGCGCCCGTAGGTCGTTGAACATCGGCTCCAGCATCGGCTGGTCCTCGGTGCGGGTGCGGTGCAGCCGGATGGTGAAGGTGAGGTAGACGTCGCGCAGATGGCAGACATACTCGGTGATTGACCAAACTCGCGGAGTGGGACGCTGCCGCAGCGCCTCGAGCGGGACGCCGGAGAGTGATTCACGAACCGTGGCCGCCAAACCGCCGATGACCTCGACGGCCTGCTCGATGGTGATCTCCGGATAGGCCAAAGCGCAATCCGCGCAAACATGATCTTCTGCCGCGAGCGGCGGTAGCTGGCTGTCGCTGGTCATGTTCAGCCCTTCGCTGCGTAGAGACCCGCCAACACGTCGGCGGTGGTGGACAAGTCCATGCACGGATCGGTCACCGATCGGCCGTATACCAACTCCCCGCTCAGCGGTTGCGCGCCTGCGACCAAGAAGCTTTCCAGCATCAGGCCGGCGATGCCGCGTTCGCCCGCGCCGATGCGTGCGGTCACCTCCGCCGCGACCTGCGCCTGGCGGACGTGGTCCTTACCGGAGTTGGCATGCGAACAGTCGATCATGACGTGTCCGGGCAATCCCAGTTTGCGGAGTTGCGCGACCGCGGTAGCCACCGAGGCGGCATCGTGGTTGGGACCGGCAGAGCCGCCCCGCAGGATCACATGGCAGTCGGGGTTGCCCGTCGTCTCCACAACGGCTGCGCGGCCGACGTTGTCGACGCCGAAAAAGCTGTGTGGTGCGGCCGCGGCTTTGACGCCGTCGATCGCGACCTGGATGGCACCGTCGGTGCCGTTCTTGAATCCGACCGGCATTGACAGCCCGGACGCCAACTGCCGGTGCACTTGTGATTCGGTCGTTCGGGCGCCGATCGCGCCCCAGGCGACCGCGTCGGCGATGTACTGCGGGCTGGTGGGCTCCAGGAACTCGCAGCCCACCGGCAGGCCGAGGTCGATGACGTCGAGCAGTAGCCGACGGGCAGTGCGCAGTCCGCGTGCGACGTCGAAGCTGCCGTCCAGGCCCGGATCGTTGATCAGTCCCTTCCAGCCGACAGTGGTGCGGGGTTTCTCGAAGTAGACCCGCATCACGATTTTCAGTCGGTCGCCGTAGATGGTGGCGAGCTCGGCGAGGCGATGTGCGTAGTCCAGCGCGGCGGCCGGATCGTGGACTGAGCAGGGCCCGACGACGACCAGCAGTCGGTTATCGCGACCGCCCAGGACTGCGGCGATATCGTCGCGGTCGCGCTGGACGGCCTCGGCCCGGGCCGACGTCAGTGGCAGCTCGGTGCGGATTGCGTTGGGCGCCGGGATTTCTCGGAATGCGACGATCCGGCGGTCGCTGGTGTCGTTTGTCGCGGCACTACTGGCGGTCGACATGGGAGGTTGTGCCTTTCTGTGATGGTCCAGGGCACGCCCACTGGTTCCCGATGCCCTGAAAAACGAAAAGCAGCGACCTTCTGGTCACTGCTTGGGCTCCGGGTATCGGTCGTGCGCCGACTCAGTCAGACGCTCCATGCACGGCCCCACCCGGAGCCGAGATAAAGCGCCAATACGCGCGCACGGCGATGTTCACGTCGGCGAACTTACCACGGGGCGCATTCAGCCGCCCAGCCAAGCGCCGTCCCGTGCTGGTAATCCAGCCTGATCTATACAACGCCAGTCACGGCTCGATTGTCGACGGCAGAGGATGGTCGGGCTCTAGCGCAGGCAGGCCATCGATGCTCTGACGGTTGTCGCCACTGATTCGATGCGCGAACTTCTCGTCGGGCTGCTTGGTGTGATGCGCATCGAGGACGGGCCGCTCACCGACGAGCTCGTAGTAGGGTACCGAGAAACCACAGGCGTCGGCGATCCGCTCGACGTCGATCACGATGGCCGCCCGTATACCAGGATGCTGCATCCCGAAATATGGTCTGAGACTGTCGAATTCGACATCGTCGGGCCTTACCACCCGTCCGGTGCCAAACAGCCGCAGGATCCGCGAGTTTCGGGCAAACGAGCAGAACATGACGGTGATCCGACCGTTGTCCCGCAGATGCGCGATCGTTTCTGCGCCACTCCCGAACAGGTCGAGATAGGCAACCCTCCGCTCGTCGAGCACGGCGAACGTATCGCGATATCCCTTGGGCGACAGGTTGACCCGCCCTCCCTCCGAGGGAGCCGTCGCAACGAAGAACATGGCCTGTTGCCGAATGAACTCTTGCAACGACTCGTCGACACGCGAGAACACCTTCGCCACGTACTCCCCTTCCGTCCTGCGCCCGGCACAGACCCGCAGCCTAACGAGGTGAACGGGGCGAGCGCGACTGAGATTTGCCTCTCGCCCTGAGCGCTATTCAGGAGAATCGGCCGAAGGGCAACCCGGCGTCAGGTCTGCTCGGCGAGTTTATCGAGGGTTCCGCAGCCGGACTTCATCGCGCGGCCCAGGTAGCGCCAGTTCGGAACCCGGTCTTCGCGGGTATGTGTCGGAAACCGCGCAAGGTGGCCAGTCCGCGTGGTGTGGGAGTTCCGTCGAGTTGTAGAGCAGGGAATCGTTCGAACAATGCGCGCAGCGCGATCGTGGCTTCCATGCGGGCCAGGCCGGCGCCGAGGCAGGCATGGACGCCGCTGCCGAAGGACAGGTGAGCCTTGGCGTTGGCTCGCGTGATGTCGAAGCGGTCGGGATCGGCGAACACACCGGGATCGCGGTTGGCGCCGCCAAGCAGCAACGCGACCGTCTCACCGGCGGCGATGCAGTGCCCACCAAGTTCCAGATCGCAGACCGCAGTGCGGAACGCGATTTGCGCCGGGCTGTCGAAGCGCAAAACTTCCTCGACCGCGCGCGGCCACAAGTCAGGGTCCTCGCGCAGCATCGCCAATTGAGCCGGGTTGTGCATCAGCAGCACGATCGCGTTGCCGATCAAGTTGACGGTCGTGTCGAATCCCGTGCCAGCCAGTAACACCGCGGTCACACCCAGTTCGCGCCGGTTAAGGTCGCCGCCGCGGATGATCTGGCTGAAGATGTCCTCGCCAGGTTGGATACACAAGCGGTCGGTATGGTCCGCGAAATCTCGGGCGCTGTCCCGCATTGCCTGCATGCCCCGGCGAAATGTCTTCCAAGACACGCCGATATCCAGCAGCGGCGCTCCCCGCTCACCGTGTTCCAGCAACCGCGGTCGCAGTTCCTCGGGTAGTCCGAGTACCTCGGCGATGATCGTCACAGGTAAGGGAGTCGCGAAGTCGGCGATCAGGTCGGGGGATGGCGTGGATTCCAGCCGGTCAAGCAGCTGATGGGTGAGCTCGATGGCTCGGGTGCGCAATGTGTCGATCGCGTGGGGCGTGAACGCATGCGCAACGGGTTGCCGGTAGCGGCTGTGGTCGGGCGGATCGACCTGCAGCATCGACGGTGGTTCAGCCGGGTTCGGCAACCGCGTGTCCGCTCGGCGAATTAGCCACTTGATCGGTTTCGGAAGATCCATATTGGTTGGGGAAGGTACCCCGAACCTGTTGTCTCGCAATATGGTCCGGCATAGTTCATAATCGGCCGTCACCGAGACGAATCGCGTGCGTTTCACACGGCCGGCGGCGCGGATCTGTTCTATCAGCGGATACGGATCCCCTCCGCGCTGCGGGCCGATGAGAAGGCGCGCAAGCGGCTCTCCGCGTCGCGCCTGCACCGTCAGAAACGCCCGCGGCACACCATGCATCGTGGCCCACCGAGCCCACATACCCGGCCGAGTAGCCATTCCCCTTCGCTCCAGTTCATCCGCGCGGTTCACAGCTGGCTGCGAGACGGTCGAACGCAATATGTCTCCGAGGTCCAATGCTACGACGGGTGTCACAGGCCCGGCATCAACCTCTCCACCACTGAGGACATCCGGCGACTACCTCCTTCCGATGATCACTAGCCCGAGCCGACCGCGGCGGGTGAATCTGCAAGCGGTGAAATCAGGTGTACCAACGAGTTTCGCGGCAAGGACCCTTACCATCACTTCTCGCCTTGTGCAGCAACGACATACGTTCCGTAGCCTTCGATGACGACGTCGTCGCTGAACCTCAGCACCTCGCTGACCGACTCGTTGTTTTGGTTACGGTACGTGATCACGATGGTGTCGATCCCTTGGTAAACGCATTCGACGACGACACGTAAATCGGGAATGCGATGTAGGGCGAGGGTCCAGTAGCGGCGCAATGCGGGCTTGCCACGAATCACTCCCCCCTGTTTCCGGCAGCAGGTTGTTTTCTCGACAAGTGGCTGCTCGACTGCGCCCGTCTACTGCACCGACAATGCCCCGCGGCGCGTGAATCAGACGTCTGCGCAAGTCAAGCCGGTCCCCGAACTTAGGCCATGCCCACCGATTGCCACCGCTCCGCCGAAGTCGGCAACGGGGGCTGGAACCGTCGGCCAGGCAGCGCGACCATCCCCGCGAGGGCCGCTACGTAGCAGAGACCCGCGACCACCGTGCAGGCCACGGCAAGGCCGGACAGGAACGAGTCCTGCGCGGCGACGAGCAGGCCCGGATTGCCGGCCGCGATCCTGAACGCGACCGGGACCGAACCGGCGGCCTCTACCGCCTTCCCGGTCGCCGCGAAGGCGGTGTCGAGGAGGCGGGTGCCGAAAATCGACGAGAACACCGAGCCGACGACGGCCACACCCAAGGTCGAGCCCAACTCGCGGGTGGCATCGTTGACCGCTGACCCGATACCCGCCCGAGCGGGCGGAAGTACGAGCATGATCGATTCCGTTGCCGGAGTGGCGATCAGGCCCATCCCCAAGCCCATAAACAACATCTGCGGGACGATCAACGTCCAGTACGGCGCGTCGGCCTCGACGCTGCCGGCGATCCACGCCATCGCGGTGCCGAACGAGATGAGCCCAGTGACCACCACTGCACGTGTGCCCACCCGAGGTGCGAGCAGCCCGCCGAACAGTGAGCCAACCGCGATCGACACCGCGACCGGCAGGATGCGGGCGCCCGTCGACAATGGACTGAACTCGCGGCGAACCTGAAAGTACTGGGTGATAAGGAAGATGAACCCCGCCAGCGCGAAGAAGGTGACCGTCACTGCTCCGCTGGCGGCGCTGAACCGGCGATCGGTGAACAGCCGCACGTCGAGCATCGGGTGTTCCGCTCTGCGCTCCAGCGCTACGAATGCCAATGCCAGACCGAGCGCGATGGCGAAACCGCTCAACGTCGTATTGCTGCGCCAGCCTCGTTGGGGGGCTTCGATAATCGTGTAGACGAGCACGCCGAGGAGGGCTACTGAGGTTGTCAGGCCGCAGATGTCCAGCGCGGGGACCTAAGGGTCGCGAGACTCGGGGACCAGAAGGAAGCCGAGAACCGCGGCCACGAGAGCGACTGGCACCAGTGCCCAAAACACGCTGCCCCAGTAGAAGTGCTCGAGCAACAGCCCACCGGAGACCGGACCTGATGCGACGCCGACCCCGACAACCGCGCCCCATCCGCCGAGTGCGGCCGCGCGCTGGCGGCGGTCGGGGAAGGTGTTGGTGATGATCGACAGCGTCGTGGGGAAAATCAGCGCGGCGAACGCCCCCATGCCGAAGCGTGCCGCGACCAGTGCACCGGTGCTGTCGACGAGCGCTCCTCCCGCGCTGGTGGCCGCGAATCCGAGCAGCCCGGTCAGCAGCGCCGGCCGTCGTCCGTAGCGGTCCGACAGACTTCCCGCGGCCAGCACCAGCGCGGCGAACGTGAGGTTGTAGCCATCGACAACCCACTGCAGTCCGCGTGTGTCAGCACCGAGTTCGGTCGCGATGCTGGGCAGCGCGACGTTGACGATCGTGACGTCGAGGT includes these proteins:
- a CDS encoding pyridoxamine 5'-phosphate oxidase family protein is translated as MAKVFSRVDESLQEFIRQQAMFFVATAPSEGGRVNLSPKGYRDTFAVLDERRVAYLDLFGSGAETIAHLRDNGRITVMFCSFARNSRILRLFGTGRVVRPDDVEFDSLRPYFGMQHPGIRAAIVIDVERIADACGFSVPYYELVGERPVLDAHHTKQPDEKFAHRISGDNRQSIDGLPALEPDHPLPSTIEP
- a CDS encoding cytochrome P450, with amino-acid sequence MATRPGMWARWATMHGVPRAFLTVQARRGEPLARLLIGPQRGGDPYPLIEQIRAAGRVKRTRFVSVTADYELCRTILRDNRFGVPSPTNMDLPKPIKWLIRRADTRLPNPAEPPSMLQVDPPDHSRYRQPVAHAFTPHAIDTLRTRAIELTHQLLDRLESTPSPDLIADFATPLPVTIIAEVLGLPEELRPRLLEHGERGAPLLDIGVSWKTFRRGMQAMRDSARDFADHTDRLCIQPGEDIFSQIIRGGDLNRRELGVTAVLLAGTGFDTTVNLIGNAIVLLMHNPAQLAMLREDPDLWPRAVEEVLRFDSPAQIAFRTAVCDLELGGHCIAAGETVALLLGGANRDPGVFADPDRFDITRANAKAHLSFGSGVHACLGAGLARMEATIALRALFERFPALQLDGTPTPRGLATLRGFRHIPAKTGFRTGATWAAR
- a CDS encoding MFS transporter, which encodes MRRRAGILVAVYVAVLAINLDVTIVNVALPSIATELGADTRGLQWVVDGYNLTFAALVLAAGSLSDRYGRRPALLTGLLGFAATSAGGALVDSTGALVAARFGMGAFAALIFPTTLSIITNTFPDRRQRAAALGGWGAVVGVGVASGPVSGGLLLEHFYWGSVFWALVPVALVAAVLGFLLVPESRDP
- a CDS encoding 3-deoxy-7-phosphoheptulonate synthase, with protein sequence MSTASSAATNDTSDRRIVAFREIPAPNAIRTELPLTSARAEAVQRDRDDIAAVLGGRDNRLLVVVGPCSVHDPAAALDYAHRLAELATIYGDRLKIVMRVYFEKPRTTVGWKGLINDPGLDGSFDVARGLRTARRLLLDVIDLGLPVGCEFLEPTSPQYIADAVAWGAIGARTTESQVHRQLASGLSMPVGFKNGTDGAIQVAIDGVKAAAAPHSFFGVDNVGRAAVVETTGNPDCHVILRGGSAGPNHDAASVATAVAQLRKLGLPGHVMIDCSHANSGKDHVRQAQVAAEVTARIGAGERGIAGLMLESFLVAGAQPLSGELVYGRSVTDPCMDLSTTADVLAGLYAAKG
- a CDS encoding DinB family protein, which codes for MTSDSQLPPLAAEDHVCADCALAYPEITIEQAVEVIGGLAATVRESLSGVPLEALRQRPTPRVWSITEYVCHLRDVYLTFTIRLHRTRTEDQPMLEPMFNDLRARRFRYNDRDVAAVLDELAATTAGFCEEIAHTREAEWDRTATRLPGEHRTARWLVRQAMHEGVHHLADIRRISAVVGGA
- a CDS encoding MFS transporter — translated: MLVYTIIEAPQRGWRSNTTLSGFAIALGLALAFVALERRAEHPMLDVRLFTDRRFSAASGAVTVTFFALAGFIFLITQYFQVRREFSPLSTGARILPVAVSIAVGSLFGGLLAPRVGTRAVVVTGLISFGTAMAWIAGSVEADAPYWTLIVPQMLFMGLGMGLIATPATESIMLVLPPARAGIGSAVNDATRELGSTLGVAVVGSVFSSIFGTRLLDTAFAATGKAVEAAGSVPVAFRIAAGNPGLLVAAQDSFLSGLAVACTVVAGLCYVAALAGMVALPGRRFQPPLPTSAERWQSVGMA